A portion of the Flavobacterium limnophilum genome contains these proteins:
- a CDS encoding geranylgeranylglycerol-phosphate geranylgeranyltransferase translates to MLSRKHKLLALKFISLFSVVRGYNIPIIVLAQYLSAIFILAPEKRALSILLDFDLFIIVFVSSLTIASGYIINNFYDSKKDLINRPNKSMLDRLVSQKTKLYVYFTLNFIVALLAIIVSWRAFLYFSVYIFLIWYYSHRIKKYPIIGNLTAALLAVLPFFAILLYYKNFYEVIFGHAIFLFLLLLIREMIKDLENIKGDLANDYKTIPIVYGEEISKKIITFLTISTVIPVYVLIEIFDVGYMDIYFYSCLIILIFFLLYLWKSNTKEQYVLLHNVLKFLIVAGVFCIVLINPSVLWHGEKLLRSF, encoded by the coding sequence ATGCTGAGCAGAAAGCACAAACTTTTAGCCCTGAAATTCATCAGTTTGTTCTCTGTGGTTAGAGGTTACAACATTCCGATAATCGTTTTGGCGCAATATCTTTCGGCGATTTTCATCCTCGCTCCCGAAAAAAGAGCCCTATCCATCCTACTCGATTTCGACTTGTTTATCATCGTTTTTGTTTCCTCGTTGACTATTGCTTCTGGATATATTATCAACAATTTTTACGACAGCAAGAAAGATTTAATCAATCGTCCCAACAAGTCGATGCTTGACCGATTGGTCAGCCAGAAAACAAAGCTTTATGTTTATTTTACACTGAATTTCATTGTAGCCTTATTGGCCATTATTGTTTCTTGGCGTGCATTTCTATATTTTTCGGTTTATATTTTCTTGATTTGGTATTATTCGCATCGCATCAAAAAATACCCTATAATCGGGAATTTAACAGCCGCACTTTTGGCAGTTTTGCCTTTTTTTGCCATTCTTTTGTATTATAAAAATTTCTACGAAGTCATTTTTGGTCACGCAATATTCCTCTTTTTACTGCTTTTAATTCGCGAAATGATAAAAGACTTGGAAAACATCAAAGGCGATTTGGCCAACGATTACAAAACCATTCCTATCGTTTACGGCGAAGAAATTTCGAAAAAAATAATTACTTTTTTAACCATCTCGACTGTAATTCCAGTCTATGTTTTAATCGAAATTTTCGACGTGGGCTACATGGACATCTATTTTTATTCCTGCCTCATCATTTTGATTTTTTTCTTGCTTTATTTATGGAAATCCAACACCAAAGAGCAATATGTATTACTCCACAATGTCTTGAAATTCCTGATTGTGGCGGGAGTTTTCTGCATTGTTCTCATCAATCCAAGCGTGTTGTGGCATGGCGAAAAATTGTTGCGGTCTTTTTAA
- a CDS encoding diphosphomevalonate/mevalonate 3,5-bisphosphate decarboxylase family protein, with the protein MFSANDFIPSPYTHSLETGKFQWSSPSNIALVKYWGKKDKQIPANPSVSFTLNNCKTITKLAFAQKQNQDTFSFDLLFEGKPKEDFKPKIQQFFERVLVYLPFLKDYHFTIDTENTFPHSSGIASSASGMAALAMNLMSLEKALNPEMSEKYFYQKASFLARLGSGSACRSVKGKLVVWGNHKNIQGSSDLFGVEFPNAVHENFQNFQDTILLVDKGEKQVSSSVGHNLMNGHPFAERRFEQAHENLDKLIHVFESGNLEEFITIVESEALTLHSMMMTSIPYFILMKPNTLQIINAIWKFRNETKIPVCFTLDAGANVHVLYPENVKETVLQFIKDELVGCCQNGQYLCDHIGMGSIEN; encoded by the coding sequence ATGTTTTCAGCAAACGATTTTATTCCGTCTCCTTACACTCATTCTTTGGAAACCGGAAAATTCCAATGGAGTTCTCCCAGCAACATTGCCTTGGTGAAGTATTGGGGCAAAAAAGACAAGCAAATTCCAGCCAATCCTTCGGTGAGTTTCACTTTGAATAATTGCAAGACGATTACAAAATTGGCTTTCGCCCAAAAGCAAAACCAAGATACATTTTCTTTCGACCTGCTTTTTGAAGGAAAACCGAAAGAAGATTTCAAACCCAAAATCCAGCAGTTTTTCGAAAGAGTTTTGGTTTATTTGCCATTTTTGAAAGACTATCATTTTACCATTGATACAGAAAACACATTTCCACACAGTTCAGGAATCGCTTCATCGGCTTCGGGAATGGCGGCTTTGGCGATGAACTTGATGAGTTTGGAAAAAGCTTTAAACCCGGAAATGAGCGAGAAATACTTTTACCAAAAAGCTTCTTTTTTGGCACGTTTGGGTTCGGGAAGTGCCTGCCGAAGCGTAAAAGGAAAACTGGTCGTTTGGGGAAATCACAAAAACATTCAAGGAAGCTCCGATTTGTTTGGAGTGGAATTTCCGAATGCCGTACACGAGAATTTTCAGAATTTTCAAGACACCATTTTGTTGGTTGACAAAGGCGAAAAACAAGTTTCGAGTTCCGTGGGTCATAATTTAATGAACGGACATCCTTTTGCCGAAAGGCGATTTGAACAAGCTCACGAAAACCTGGACAAATTAATCCACGTTTTCGAAAGCGGAAATTTGGAGGAATTCATTACCATTGTCGAAAGCGAAGCCTTGACTTTGCACTCGATGATGATGACTTCGATTCCGTATTTTATTTTAATGAAACCAAATACATTACAAATCATCAATGCGATTTGGAAGTTCCGAAACGAAACCAAAATTCCGGTTTGTTTTACATTAGATGCGGGTGCCAACGTTCACGTTTTATACCCAGAAAATGTAAAAGAAACTGTTTTGCAATTTATTAAGGACGAATTAGTTGGCTGTTGTCAAAATGGTCAGTACCTTTGTGACCACATTGGAATGGGGTCGATTGAAAACTAA
- a CDS encoding BACON domain-containing protein yields MKKIIYLGILLTAFFSCTPDTNNESELVFSDDVLTFNASETKSLFLTTKPKTDCDYQITSKPSWVTIDHESGNLDLNNSISEIKISSNFTNLKPGIYEGKLQFTTTLGNKSVLLKGVVGDNLLYSFPKILNFSILENSIKFTIKNDGNIPFSYNIENTNTKITLSSNTGDVAIGGQKEIIVTINRDGLPNGISNFSLNLNINNKSETIAVNVDNFKEQKLAVSGDVMDAEYSKVKNQLVFVSANPSKVTIFNPSTSSIENIPLLYTPTCISISQDGETAVVGHDGHITYVNLKTKSIIKTYGASCYALDIVLGNNKWAYVFPKENQWTTIRCINMNLSTDNESNSTGSSIYAGTKGRLHPSGKFIYGADNGLSPSDIEKYDIQNGVANMLYDSPYHGDYPMTGNLWFTEDGNRIFTRGKTVLKTSEIKTTDMIYNGTINTDSNLRIEWLDHSAVKNNLFVILNTGDIWTVTRSSYIYTYNSTNLSFINKLELEKYQVPNTTGGFTYYDAEPYFVFSNSTGNSILVLTKAKGSGLVNEWAIQKIAVD; encoded by the coding sequence ATGAAAAAAATTATTTACCTCGGAATATTATTAACTGCTTTTTTTAGCTGTACACCAGACACTAATAATGAATCAGAATTAGTATTTTCAGATGACGTATTGACTTTTAATGCTAGTGAAACAAAATCCTTGTTCCTAACCACTAAACCTAAAACAGACTGTGATTACCAAATCACTTCCAAACCTAGTTGGGTAACAATTGACCATGAATCTGGAAATCTTGACTTGAATAATAGTATCAGTGAAATTAAAATTTCCTCAAATTTCACGAACTTAAAACCTGGGATTTATGAAGGGAAATTACAATTCACGACAACATTAGGAAATAAGAGCGTTTTACTAAAGGGAGTTGTTGGCGATAATTTACTTTACTCTTTTCCAAAAATATTGAATTTCTCTATTCTCGAAAACAGCATAAAATTTACAATTAAAAATGATGGTAACATTCCATTTTCATATAACATTGAAAATACAAATACCAAAATAACCCTTTCATCAAACACAGGAGATGTTGCAATTGGAGGCCAGAAGGAAATAATCGTAACGATCAATAGAGATGGTTTGCCAAATGGAATATCCAATTTTAGTTTGAACTTAAACATCAATAATAAATCAGAAACAATAGCTGTCAATGTTGACAATTTTAAAGAGCAAAAATTAGCGGTAAGTGGAGATGTAATGGATGCGGAGTATTCGAAAGTCAAAAACCAACTTGTTTTCGTCTCGGCCAATCCTTCAAAAGTAACCATTTTTAACCCCAGCACTTCAAGTATTGAAAATATACCTTTATTGTACACGCCAACTTGTATTTCTATTTCACAAGATGGAGAAACTGCTGTAGTTGGACATGATGGACACATCACTTACGTGAATTTAAAAACGAAATCAATCATAAAAACATATGGTGCCTCCTGCTACGCTCTTGATATCGTATTGGGAAACAATAAATGGGCTTATGTTTTTCCAAAAGAAAATCAATGGACTACTATAAGATGTATTAATATGAATTTATCAACCGACAACGAATCAAATAGTACAGGAAGTTCCATATACGCTGGAACAAAAGGGAGATTGCATCCGTCAGGAAAATTTATTTATGGAGCAGATAATGGATTGTCTCCTTCTGATATTGAAAAATATGACATTCAAAATGGAGTAGCAAATATGCTTTATGATTCTCCATATCATGGTGATTATCCAATGACAGGAAATTTATGGTTTACAGAAGATGGTAACAGAATTTTTACAAGAGGGAAAACGGTCTTGAAAACATCAGAAATCAAGACTACAGACATGATTTATAATGGCACTATAAATACCGATTCAAATTTAAGAATAGAATGGCTTGATCATTCAGCGGTTAAGAACAACTTATTTGTAATCTTAAATACCGGAGATATTTGGACCGTAACAAGATCGTCATATATTTATACCTATAATTCTACAAACCTAAGTTTTATTAATAAATTGGAATTAGAAAAATATCAAGTTCCAAACACCACAGGCGGATTCACCTATTACGATGCAGAGCCATATTTTGTTTTTAGTAATTCGACTGGAAATAGCATACTTGTCTTGACAAAAGCAAAGGGATCTGGTTTGGTGAATGAATGGGCTATACAAAAAATTGCCGTTGATTAA
- a CDS encoding mevalonate kinase family protein — MKGPLFYSKILLFGEYGIIRDSKGLSIPYNFYNGALKREENPSAEAIKSNGHLKRFVSYLENLQSEQPELVTFDLVTLKNDVETGMYFDSSIPQGYGVGSSGALVAAIYDKYAQNKITVLENLTREKLLQLKTIFSQMESFFHGKSSGLDPLNSYLSIPILINSKDNIEATGIPTQSLEGNGAVFLIDSGIVGETAPMVNIFMENLKDQGFRKMLKSQFIKHTDACVENFLGGDMKSLFENTKKLSKVVLNNFKPMIPEQFHGIWQEGIDSNDYYLKLCGSGGGGYILGFTQDLKKAKLALKDYKLEVVYQF; from the coding sequence ATGAAAGGACCTTTATTTTACTCAAAAATATTACTCTTTGGAGAATACGGAATTATTCGTGACTCGAAAGGTTTGTCTATTCCTTACAATTTTTACAATGGCGCACTGAAGAGAGAAGAAAATCCATCAGCCGAAGCCATAAAATCCAACGGTCATTTGAAACGTTTTGTTTCTTATTTGGAGAACTTGCAAAGTGAGCAACCCGAATTGGTCACTTTCGATTTGGTTACCCTAAAAAATGATGTCGAAACTGGAATGTACTTTGATTCTAGCATACCACAAGGTTACGGCGTGGGAAGTAGTGGTGCTTTGGTTGCTGCTATTTACGACAAATATGCCCAAAATAAAATTACCGTTCTCGAGAATCTAACTCGTGAAAAACTATTGCAACTCAAAACTATTTTCTCCCAAATGGAGTCTTTTTTCCACGGAAAAAGTTCTGGTTTGGATCCTTTGAACAGCTATTTGAGCATCCCTATTTTAATCAATTCCAAAGACAATATCGAGGCAACCGGAATTCCAACCCAAAGTTTGGAAGGGAACGGTGCCGTGTTTTTGATAGATTCAGGAATTGTGGGCGAAACTGCTCCAATGGTCAATATTTTTATGGAGAACTTGAAAGATCAAGGTTTTCGAAAAATGTTGAAATCGCAATTTATAAAACACACCGATGCTTGTGTCGAAAACTTCCTTGGTGGCGACATGAAATCCTTGTTTGAAAACACCAAAAAATTGTCGAAAGTCGTTTTGAACAACTTCAAACCGATGATTCCGGAACAATTTCACGGCATTTGGCAAGAAGGAATTGACTCCAACGATTATTACCTAAAACTTTGCGGATCAGGTGGTGGTGGTTATATTTTAGGCTTTACCCAAGATCTAAAAAAAGCAAAATTAGCACTGAAAGATTATAAATTAGAAGTCGTTTACCAATTCTAA
- the gldD gene encoding gliding motility lipoprotein GldD gives MTKKQLAIFALLIVMFSVFSCKDEVLPKPSSYLRLDYPVAEYVNFENKCPFSFEMNSEAVIKGEKNCGFTITYPKMKATIYLTYKPVNNDINKLLRDAQKLTYEHVIKADDILEQPYLDPSKKVYGMFYQVDGNAATNSQFYVTDSIKHFVTGSVYFYAKPNFDSIMPAASYVKNDMQRLMETLKWK, from the coding sequence ATGACCAAAAAACAACTTGCTATTTTCGCGCTTTTGATCGTGATGTTTTCTGTTTTTAGCTGTAAGGACGAAGTTTTGCCCAAACCGTCAAGCTATTTGCGATTGGATTATCCCGTGGCGGAATACGTGAATTTTGAAAATAAATGTCCATTCTCATTCGAAATGAATTCTGAAGCAGTCATCAAAGGGGAGAAGAATTGTGGATTCACTATCACGTATCCAAAAATGAAAGCCACGATTTATTTGACTTATAAACCCGTAAATAATGACATCAATAAATTACTTCGCGACGCCCAAAAATTAACCTATGAGCACGTGATAAAAGCTGATGATATCTTGGAACAGCCATATTTGGATCCTTCCAAAAAAGTGTACGGCATGTTTTATCAAGTGGATGGAAATGCCGCCACGAATTCCCAATTTTACGTTACGGACAGCATCAAACATTTTGTGACGGGTTCTGTTTATTTCTATGCCAAACCTAATTTTGACTCTATTATGCCGGCTGCCAGTTACGTCAAAAATGATATGCAGCGTTTGATGGAGACTTTGAAATGGAAGTAA
- a CDS encoding gliding motility-associated protein GldE encodes MDPEPSFLFAYTIDANLVFGFVAIFALLFCSALVSGAEVALFSLSAKDIDDTLQEHPSKGKIISELLEKPKKLLATLLVANNFINIGVVILFSYVGHNIFSAITSPILKFILEVILVTFLILLFGEILPKVYASRNNIKFSKWIAYPIAVLDKLLSPISLPMRKVTIYLHNKLGKQKTNFSVDQLSQALELTDTEETSSEEQKILEGIVTFGNTDAKQVMSPRMDIFALEIEESFQNIYSKIVEKGFSRIPVYRDNIDQIEGVLFVKDLLRHIDKEEFDWKTLIREPFFIPENKKIDNLLKDFQNMKSHLAIVVDEYGGTSGLVSLEDIIEEIVGDISDEFDGDNTNFSKIDDKNYLFEGKTNLKDFYRIIDVNEELFESTKGEAETLAGFILEILGNFPQKDQKIAFENCTFTIESVDKKRVKQIKVTIE; translated from the coding sequence TTGGACCCAGAGCCCAGTTTTCTTTTTGCTTATACCATAGATGCCAATTTAGTATTCGGTTTTGTGGCAATATTTGCGTTGTTGTTTTGTTCTGCGCTAGTTTCTGGTGCCGAAGTGGCGCTGTTTTCTTTGTCGGCAAAAGACATCGACGACACTTTGCAGGAGCACCCATCTAAAGGAAAAATTATTTCGGAATTGCTGGAAAAACCCAAAAAATTGTTGGCCACGCTTCTTGTAGCGAACAATTTTATCAATATAGGTGTCGTAATTTTGTTTTCCTATGTGGGTCATAATATATTTTCGGCCATTACTTCGCCTATTTTGAAATTTATCCTGGAAGTAATTTTGGTTACTTTTTTAATCTTGCTTTTTGGCGAGATTTTGCCCAAAGTGTATGCCAGTAGAAACAATATCAAGTTTTCCAAATGGATAGCTTATCCAATTGCCGTACTCGATAAATTGCTGTCGCCAATAAGTTTGCCAATGCGCAAAGTCACCATCTATTTGCACAATAAATTAGGGAAGCAAAAAACAAATTTCTCGGTCGATCAATTGTCGCAAGCATTGGAACTCACGGACACGGAAGAAACATCATCCGAAGAACAAAAAATACTGGAAGGAATCGTGACTTTCGGAAACACCGATGCTAAGCAGGTAATGAGTCCGAGAATGGATATTTTTGCATTGGAAATTGAAGAATCTTTCCAAAACATTTATTCGAAAATTGTAGAAAAAGGTTTTTCCAGAATTCCTGTATATAGAGACAATATTGACCAGATAGAAGGCGTTTTGTTTGTAAAAGATTTACTCCGACACATTGACAAGGAAGAATTTGACTGGAAAACATTGATACGAGAACCGTTTTTTATTCCTGAAAATAAAAAAATCGACAATTTACTGAAGGATTTTCAAAATATGAAAAGCCATTTGGCTATTGTGGTCGATGAATACGGAGGAACATCTGGACTGGTTTCCTTGGAAGATATTATAGAAGAAATTGTGGGAGATATTAGCGATGAATTTGACGGAGACAACACCAATTTTTCTAAAATAGACGACAAGAATTATCTTTTTGAAGGAAAAACAAATCTCAAGGATTTTTATAGAATTATCGATGTCAACGAAGAATTATTCGAATCAACAAAAGGCGAAGCTGAAACGTTGGCAGGATTTATCCTTGAAATTTTGGGAAATTTCCCCCAGAAAGATCAGAAAATTGCGTTCGAAAATTGCACATTTACCATCGAGTCTGTCGACAAAAAAAGAGTGAAACAAATAAAAGTCACCATTGAATAA
- a CDS encoding TspO/MBR family protein, whose translation MNKISRILVVVVTCLVVGYFSGMVTRSAITTWYPTLVKPSFNPPNWIFAPVWSALYIMMGVAAGLVWNRMEQEKELVKNALIFFAVQLGLNALWSFLFFGLKNPMLAGLEIIILWLMIYETYLKFSKINKIAGYLFIPYLLWVSFATVLNASIWWLNK comes from the coding sequence ATGAACAAAATTTCCAGAATTCTAGTTGTAGTGGTTACCTGTTTGGTGGTTGGGTATTTCTCCGGAATGGTCACTCGTTCGGCAATAACGACTTGGTATCCGACCTTGGTAAAGCCTAGTTTTAATCCGCCTAATTGGATTTTTGCACCCGTTTGGAGTGCGCTTTATATAATGATGGGAGTTGCCGCAGGATTGGTTTGGAATCGAATGGAGCAAGAAAAAGAACTGGTCAAAAATGCCTTAATTTTCTTTGCCGTTCAATTAGGATTAAATGCCTTGTGGTCGTTTTTGTTTTTTGGATTGAAAAACCCAATGTTGGCGGGTTTGGAAATAATTATACTCTGGTTGATGATTTATGAAACTTATTTGAAGTTTTCTAAAATCAATAAAATAGCGGGTTATTTGTTTATTCCGTATTTGCTTTGGGTAAGTTTTGCAACGGTTTTGAATGCCAGCATTTGGTGGTTGAATAAGTAG
- a CDS encoding type II toxin-antitoxin system RelE/ParE family toxin: MKREVVITPRAKIEIQNVFDYLESKWNEKTKKQFSNKIKSIINLIGENPELFPVSNVNRKIRKAVINKQSTLFYHFDSKHIIVLSVFDTRQNPTKINKIK; encoded by the coding sequence ATGAAAAGAGAAGTCGTAATTACTCCTCGAGCCAAAATTGAAATTCAAAATGTTTTTGATTATTTGGAATCTAAATGGAATGAAAAAACAAAAAAGCAGTTTTCAAACAAGATCAAGTCAATTATAAATTTAATCGGTGAAAATCCGGAATTATTTCCAGTTTCGAATGTAAATAGAAAGATTAGAAAAGCCGTAATTAATAAACAATCGACTTTGTTTTATCATTTCGACAGCAAACACATTATTGTACTTTCTGTTTTCGATACCAGACAAAACCCAACAAAAATCAACAAAATAAAATAA
- a CDS encoding NAD(P)/FAD-dependent oxidoreductase — MNSNFDIIIVGGGAAGFFTAINIVEKNPKLKVAILERGSEVLSKVRVSGGGRCNVTHACFEPNELVKFYPRGEKELRGPFHQFCSGDTVEWFSNHGVELKTEEDGRMFPVSNSSQTIIDCFLKATQKLGIAVLTGQSVQSIFKKDNLWKIETQSENYITEKLILATGSNPKIWEMLQTFGHAIVNPVPSLFTFNIKDSRIKELPGVSAIVSVKVKDTKLTSTGPLLITHWGMSGPAILKLSAWGARILFEKNYQFTIFVNWLNDLDADDTEKILKELKQKHAKKAVSKKSPFDFPNRLWESLVLASNITEETKWADLSKIQLQNLVSQLTNSSFQVNGKSTFKEEFVTAGGIDLKEINFKTMESKLHENIYFAGEIINIDAITGGFNFQNAWTSGFILANAI; from the coding sequence ATGAACTCAAATTTTGACATTATAATTGTAGGTGGTGGTGCTGCTGGATTTTTTACGGCAATCAATATCGTGGAGAAAAATCCGAAGCTAAAAGTTGCGATTCTCGAACGCGGAAGCGAAGTATTATCAAAAGTTCGCGTTTCTGGCGGCGGAAGATGTAACGTGACCCACGCCTGTTTTGAACCCAACGAATTGGTGAAATTTTATCCTCGTGGCGAGAAAGAATTGCGCGGGCCTTTTCATCAATTTTGCTCTGGCGACACTGTGGAATGGTTCAGCAATCACGGCGTGGAACTCAAAACTGAAGAAGATGGCCGAATGTTTCCCGTTTCGAATTCGTCGCAAACCATCATTGATTGTTTTCTAAAAGCTACTCAAAAGTTGGGAATTGCAGTTTTGACTGGACAAAGCGTACAATCCATTTTCAAAAAAGATAATCTTTGGAAAATTGAAACCCAAAGCGAAAATTACATCACCGAAAAACTAATTCTCGCCACGGGAAGCAACCCGAAAATTTGGGAAATGTTGCAGACTTTTGGTCACGCCATCGTGAATCCCGTTCCTTCCTTGTTTACGTTTAATATCAAAGATTCGAGAATAAAAGAATTGCCGGGAGTTTCGGCAATCGTTTCGGTAAAAGTAAAAGACACCAAATTAACCTCAACCGGACCATTATTAATCACACATTGGGGAATGAGCGGTCCAGCAATTTTGAAATTATCGGCTTGGGGTGCCCGAATTTTATTCGAAAAAAATTACCAATTTACCATTTTCGTCAATTGGCTAAATGACCTTGATGCTGATGATACCGAAAAAATCTTGAAAGAGTTAAAACAAAAACACGCCAAAAAAGCAGTTTCCAAAAAATCTCCTTTCGACTTTCCAAATCGATTATGGGAAAGTTTGGTTTTGGCTTCGAATATTACTGAAGAAACCAAATGGGCTGATTTATCCAAAATTCAATTGCAAAACTTGGTCAGTCAATTGACGAATTCGAGTTTTCAAGTCAATGGAAAAAGTACGTTCAAGGAAGAATTCGTGACTGCCGGCGGAATTGATTTAAAAGAAATCAACTTCAAGACTATGGAAAGCAAACTCCACGAAAACATTTATTTTGCTGGAGAAATAATTAACATTGATGCTATTACAGGTGGATTTAACTTCCAAAATGCTTGGACGAGTGGGTTTATTTTAGCTAATGCTATATAA
- a CDS encoding pseudouridine synthase: protein MNNKEGNNKKSGGRANSSRPSSNKPKPAMQKRAQGPKKVKPNTKVAEAAADKVEKKPNQAPKRPKVKDEIRLNKYISNSGVCSRRDADIYIQSGNVKVNGIPVTEMGYMVKPGDVVNFDGATLTPEKKVYILLNKPKNFTTALDEGQEYRNVLELVKGSTTAKIGAVGRMDKNTTGLLLFTNDTDMIRKFTLPTNKSSKIYQVSLDKNLKFEDLEKIQKGLVLDGHRVFVEDVSYIEGEAKSEIGLKLRSANVKVVRSIFEHFSYDVLRIDRVAFAGLTKKNLPRGNWRLLTEQEIINLKNV, encoded by the coding sequence ATGAATAACAAGGAAGGCAATAATAAAAAAAGCGGCGGCAGGGCAAACAGTTCTAGACCAAGCTCAAATAAGCCAAAACCTGCGATGCAAAAAAGGGCACAAGGTCCTAAAAAAGTAAAACCAAATACTAAGGTTGCCGAGGCTGCTGCTGATAAAGTAGAGAAAAAACCAAATCAGGCACCAAAGAGACCTAAAGTAAAAGACGAAATTCGTTTGAATAAATACATCTCTAATTCAGGAGTATGTTCTCGTCGTGATGCCGATATTTATATCCAATCCGGAAACGTGAAAGTGAACGGAATTCCCGTAACCGAAATGGGTTATATGGTAAAACCAGGCGATGTCGTGAATTTTGACGGAGCAACTTTAACTCCGGAGAAAAAAGTATATATCTTGCTGAACAAACCAAAAAACTTCACGACGGCACTTGACGAAGGTCAGGAATACCGCAATGTTTTGGAATTGGTAAAAGGTTCCACCACGGCAAAAATTGGTGCTGTGGGAAGAATGGATAAAAACACGACAGGATTATTATTGTTTACCAACGATACAGACATGATTCGTAAGTTTACTTTACCAACCAACAAATCATCCAAAATCTACCAAGTTTCGTTAGATAAAAACTTGAAATTCGAAGACTTGGAAAAAATACAAAAAGGATTGGTTCTTGACGGACACCGTGTTTTCGTGGAAGACGTAAGTTATATAGAAGGAGAAGCAAAAAGCGAAATAGGATTGAAATTAAGATCGGCCAACGTTAAGGTGGTTCGTTCTATTTTCGAACATTTCAGTTATGATGTTTTGAGAATCGACAGGGTTGCTTTTGCAGGTTTGACCAAAAAGAATTTGCCAAGAGGAAACTGGAGATTGCTTACCGAACAAGAAATCATCAATTTGAAAAACGTATAA
- a CDS encoding STM3941 family protein, translated as MTELKLYKSNSKGIKILALSLPLILIGIWMISEKQNGTFDYYMGWFIVSLFGLGIPISIFNLLDKRPQIIINENGIWDRTIKQNEIKWEQIKESYLIEIYNQRFISIITDDTFVFKKNAFSWLSNLNKYVGAQKLNINLSQIKIDEAKLTDFINTIRITEKYQRNNLIKNFNSNQRLNTVFNSQKYVAYLLILMCMFVISLSNFYAFWIIMIAMGIGGLIARWYRGTNNNSSLRKYSERIAYLGFTNMILIVLAFKTYDYTTNKIGVQLTNKIETYKTEFGNYPNEVKTIIDKIDFNPIDKYIVDNNIIYKKTDKEYILELKFLNHNTKEFDNELNEWN; from the coding sequence ATGACAGAACTAAAATTATATAAATCTAACTCGAAAGGAATTAAAATTTTGGCTTTAAGCTTACCTTTAATATTAATTGGAATTTGGATGATTTCGGAAAAGCAAAATGGAACTTTTGATTATTATATGGGTTGGTTTATTGTTTCACTTTTTGGTTTAGGAATTCCAATTAGCATTTTTAATTTATTAGACAAAAGACCACAAATTATAATAAATGAAAATGGAATTTGGGACAGAACAATAAAGCAAAATGAAATCAAATGGGAACAAATTAAAGAAAGCTATTTAATAGAAATATATAATCAAAGATTTATTTCAATTATTACTGATGATACATTTGTGTTCAAAAAAAATGCATTTAGTTGGTTAAGCAATTTAAATAAATATGTTGGCGCTCAAAAATTAAACATAAATTTAAGTCAAATCAAAATTGACGAAGCCAAGCTGACAGATTTTATCAATACTATTAGAATAACTGAAAAATATCAACGAAATAATCTAATCAAAAACTTCAATTCTAACCAAAGGTTAAATACAGTTTTCAACAGCCAAAAATACGTTGCTTACCTATTAATTTTAATGTGTATGTTCGTTATTTCCTTGAGTAATTTTTATGCTTTTTGGATAATAATGATTGCAATGGGTATTGGTGGGTTGATAGCAAGATGGTATAGAGGAACAAATAACAACTCCAGCTTAAGAAAATACTCGGAAAGAATAGCTTATTTAGGATTTACAAATATGATTTTAATAGTTCTTGCTTTTAAAACTTATGATTACACAACAAATAAAATTGGAGTCCAATTAACCAATAAAATAGAAACTTATAAAACCGAATTTGGTAATTATCCAAATGAAGTAAAAACCATAATCGATAAAATTGATTTTAATCCAATTGACAAATACATTGTTGACAATAATATTATTTACAAAAAAACAGATAAAGAATACATTTTAGAACTTAAATTCTTAAATCACAACACCAAAGAATTTGACAATGAACTAAACGAATGGAATTAG